From one Planktothrix sp. FACHB-1365 genomic stretch:
- a CDS encoding KGK domain-containing protein, which yields MSELFVKLEQDDDIVMLGKDTFTVSRLKELMTENMKVRLFQQDLKYKQDYVILANSLCNKLKITDKSIELDLNEIRLVFPPKGIDCQLLKLQSGKWISGKIKFQVDVNRDRQTVITELEFAPDEITSNETEEQQNANSNENLDEIRAKLNQINAL from the coding sequence ATGAGTGAATTGTTTGTTAAGCTGGAACAGGATGACGATATTGTCATGTTGGGGAAGGATACGTTTACAGTATCACGGTTGAAAGAGTTGATGACTGAGAATATGAAGGTTAGACTTTTTCAACAAGATCTAAAATACAAACAGGATTATGTGATTTTAGCTAATTCATTATGTAATAAATTAAAAATAACAGATAAATCAATAGAACTGGACTTAAATGAAATTAGATTAGTATTTCCGCCTAAAGGGATAGACTGTCAGTTACTCAAGCTACAGTCTGGTAAGTGGATTTCAGGTAAAATCAAATTTCAAGTTGATGTAAATCGTGATCGCCAAACAGTAATTACAGAGTTAGAATTTGCTCCTGATGAAATAACATCTAACGAAACAGAAGAACAGCAAAACGCTAATTCCAATGAAAATTTAGATGAAATTAGAGCCAAATTAAACCAAATCAACGCTCTTTAA
- a CDS encoding AtzG-like protein codes for MNNLKEYVNQTAQLINLPIPPQYHQDVIIRSRIICECIFRNAVNLEGSGK; via the coding sequence ATGAATAACCTCAAAGAATACGTTAATCAAACCGCCCAACTGATTAATTTACCCATACCTCCCCAATATCATCAAGATGTAATAATAAGAAGTAGGATAATCTGTGAATGTATTTTCCGCAATGCAGTAAACCTAGAAGGGTCAGGAAAATGA
- a CDS encoding cobyrinic acid a,c-diamide synthase, whose translation MMNLEYSDEQQSDFARLMSHNILFDKLPIEVQKWAESLPWNQRRYVLSLCYILCASSPEKQAEFLDEYTADGLMAKMLEDIDTLQRIKQYLSCFRIKAALNESVLRGYIRQFYIHSAQDARCQPGQYLESALKLALSPKDKDNVFNYILGFELIKLMFQMSWLQQERLSRLQTNQDYFIKNYLKPIQHAHRVNGIIVPKDERVFFAKRDFYVQKPEIKPRTLIELVMATFTTSQVIACGFSLTRHSRAFEFDYDYIFNSNEPDSIFPWGSESMLG comes from the coding sequence ATGATGAATCTTGAATACAGCGACGAACAACAGAGCGATTTTGCACGGCTGATGAGCCATAATATTTTATTTGATAAATTGCCCATTGAGGTGCAAAAGTGGGCTGAAAGTTTGCCCTGGAATCAACGGCGTTATGTCCTTTCTTTATGTTATATTTTATGTGCCTCTTCCCCAGAAAAACAAGCGGAATTTTTAGATGAATATACCGCCGACGGCTTAATGGCGAAGATGTTAGAAGATATTGATACGCTGCAAAGAATCAAACAATATCTCAGTTGTTTTCGGATTAAAGCCGCCTTAAATGAATCGGTTTTACGCGGTTATATTCGGCAATTTTATATTCATTCTGCCCAAGATGCTCGTTGTCAACCCGGTCAATATTTAGAGTCGGCTTTAAAGTTAGCCTTAAGTCCGAAAGATAAAGATAATGTATTTAATTATATTCTCGGATTTGAACTGATTAAACTCATGTTTCAAATGAGTTGGCTACAACAGGAACGACTGTCTCGATTACAAACCAATCAGGACTATTTTATCAAAAATTATCTCAAGCCAATTCAACACGCCCATCGAGTTAATGGGATTATTGTTCCTAAAGACGAACGAGTCTTTTTTGCTAAACGAGATTTCTATGTCCAGAAACCCGAAATTAAACCCAGAACCTTAATTGAATTAGTCATGGCAACCTTTACAACCAGCCAAGTCATTGCTTGTGGATTTTCTTTAACTCGTCATAGTCGAGCGTTTGAGTTTGATTATGATTATATTTTTAATTCTAACGAACCCGACAGCATTTTTCCCTGGGGTTCAGAATCCATGTTAGGATAA
- the gshA gene encoding glutamate--cysteine ligase, with amino-acid sequence MLLSKGFEVEMYTGTPQGDIVGLSDKIVADLEGFVREPDSRNVEYTTAPLCNYDRLLCALVRPRRILRNYLQQLGDYTLLPGSTLSLGDTKHFYRSDPQNPYHTYIEQTYGTDVVTASIHINVGIADPEQLMQAIRLVRVEAPLYLAMSASSPFLGGEVTGYHSTRWHLFPKTPAYVPLFESHRHFIDWTEEQLQKGTMQNVRHLWSSVRPNGDRRPYNLNRLELRICDLMVNPIALLAVTALLEARLWQLLENPDLDPLQHSELPATRRAEDLVALSDENEIQAAHHSLDAQLRHWQDGRLITARDWIEQLYQEVWPIAKKHGFSCFLSPVKKLLREGSTAQQWVNLSQQGWETRAIVQHAIQKMEQQEQEFEDQICQPLVA; translated from the coding sequence ATGCTCTTATCCAAAGGTTTTGAAGTTGAAATGTATACAGGAACTCCCCAGGGCGATATTGTGGGGCTGTCCGATAAAATTGTTGCGGACTTAGAAGGATTTGTTCGAGAACCTGATAGCCGAAACGTCGAATATACCACCGCCCCCCTGTGTAATTATGATCGGTTGTTGTGTGCCTTGGTTCGACCTCGGCGGATACTACGAAACTATTTACAACAGTTGGGAGACTATACCCTGTTACCCGGAAGTACATTATCCCTGGGAGACACAAAGCATTTTTACCGATCTGATCCGCAAAATCCCTATCATACTTATATTGAACAAACCTACGGTACGGATGTCGTCACCGCTAGTATTCATATTAATGTTGGCATCGCTGACCCGGAACAGTTAATGCAAGCTATTCGCTTAGTACGGGTTGAAGCCCCCCTTTATTTAGCGATGAGTGCCTCTTCTCCCTTCTTAGGGGGTGAAGTCACGGGGTATCATTCCACCCGTTGGCATCTGTTTCCCAAAACCCCAGCCTATGTCCCCTTATTTGAAAGCCATCGCCATTTTATTGACTGGACAGAAGAACAACTTCAAAAAGGAACCATGCAGAATGTTCGTCACCTGTGGTCATCGGTACGGCCCAATGGCGATCGCCGTCCCTATAACTTAAATCGTCTGGAACTAAGAATTTGTGATTTGATGGTTAACCCCATTGCCTTGTTAGCGGTCACAGCTTTATTAGAAGCACGCCTTTGGCAACTGTTAGAGAACCCTGACCTTGATCCACTCCAACACAGTGAACTTCCGGCAACCCGTCGTGCTGAAGATTTAGTTGCCCTCAGCGATGAAAATGAAATCCAAGCTGCTCACCATAGCTTAGATGCCCAATTGCGACATTGGCAAGACGGACGTTTAATCACCGCTAGAGATTGGATTGAACAACTGTATCAAGAAGTTTGGCCGATCGCCAAAAAACACGGGTTTAGCTGTTTTCTGTCTCCGGTGAAAAAATTACTGCGAGAAGGCTCTACAGCCCAACAATGGGTAAATTTGTCCCAACAGGGTTGGGAAACGCGGGCTATTGTTCAGCACGCCATTCAAAAGATGGAACAGCAAGAGCAAGAATTTGAAGATCAGATTTGTCAACCGTTAGTAGCGTGA
- a CDS encoding tRNA (cytidine(34)-2'-O)-methyltransferase, with product MPHVVLVQPQIPPNTGNIARTCAATCTQLHLVGPLGFEISDRYLKRAGLDYWPYVSLTYHPDFFTFETYHQQHSGRLLGFSTRGASNYAQFQFQDSDWLLFGSETTGLPPDVLDACTATVYIPMAQPGVRSLNLSVSVAISLFEARRQLGYFA from the coding sequence ATGCCTCACGTTGTCTTAGTTCAGCCACAAATCCCACCCAATACCGGGAATATCGCTCGTACCTGTGCAGCTACCTGTACCCAATTACACTTAGTCGGGCCATTAGGATTTGAAATTAGCGATCGCTACCTGAAGCGAGCAGGTTTAGATTATTGGCCCTATGTTTCCTTAACCTATCATCCCGATTTCTTCACCTTTGAGACCTATCATCAACAACACAGTGGACGTTTGCTGGGATTTAGTACCAGAGGTGCTTCCAACTATGCCCAGTTTCAGTTTCAAGATTCAGACTGGCTACTGTTTGGAAGTGAAACCACAGGACTTCCCCCCGATGTGTTGGACGCTTGCACCGCAACCGTTTATATTCCAATGGCCCAGCCCGGAGTTCGGAGCTTGAATCTCTCCGTGAGTGTTGCCATTAGTTTATTTGAAGCCCGCAGACAATTGGGTTACTTTGCCTAA
- a CDS encoding LysM peptidoglycan-binding domain-containing M23 family metallopeptidase — translation MKGTVPNHDQPVAMPNLDLDSGLDLDQSATGQTKQQVSHSGSYKVRTSVAFLGLAIASGILSNQANDYAVAAELSNPDPNPALQSSAAMTDASPNQVNMSSGEQASQSEWQPSLLRTVSRLNAGENVVNSSSQSPDVGLEKSDRTDVEAVSTPESQPSVSSESLPQSVTLNESHPPSIGQIRPSHEVETSATQNSLDPSVEVSETPSEATQELQPNHTAEGNSLDTLSQEMSGAFVIPTDASNPTVTEVYQVGSGDTLDRIATLHNVSVDALIKANQLTDPNVLSVHQSLKIPKQLASSFSSSPSSPVPNSGPDSQIRLEASPSSQQLSPTTDLSALGGRLPQAVLPAVIPSELNSKGSSVTDFPKEAVATLSSIPTHSTLNQLSLNQLASRAVNGVESPTPVAAEAVSIPVEAEKPSLSQQMAVQQVSVRKSEAVNKLYSDRLRSEVERLREEYKAQSGYQVMNVSLEPGEESTVKTLTSVTTAAAHRQKRINPEFNPQAYSQQQKATQVEQNLSAQQLAQVSRNANRTPSTQLQPESRRSVVATAPIGAKGYDPLNNPTLGQMVSPQLPPLPGPDAYLPNGSMRFNGYAWPAAGILSSPYGWRWGRMHRGIDIAGPIGTPIFAAAPGVVTYAGWNDGGYGNLVEIEHPDGSLTVYAHNDRVLVNEGQKVAQGEQISEMGTTGRSTGPHLHFEIHPKGEGAVNPIAFLPPDSSMVSQNY, via the coding sequence TTGAAAGGAACAGTTCCAAATCATGATCAACCTGTTGCCATGCCTAATTTAGATTTAGATTCCGGTTTAGATTTAGATCAGAGTGCAACAGGGCAGACCAAACAACAGGTCTCACACTCTGGCAGTTATAAGGTTCGTACCTCTGTCGCATTTTTGGGTTTAGCCATTGCTTCTGGGATTCTCAGCAATCAAGCCAATGATTATGCCGTGGCGGCAGAGTTATCCAATCCTGATCCGAATCCAGCCTTGCAGTCATCTGCCGCGATGACCGATGCTTCTCCCAATCAAGTCAATATGAGCTCTGGGGAACAAGCATCTCAATCGGAGTGGCAGCCGTCCCTGTTACGAACCGTTTCCCGTCTCAATGCAGGCGAGAACGTTGTCAACAGCAGCAGTCAATCTCCTGATGTCGGGCTAGAAAAATCGGATCGAACCGATGTAGAAGCAGTTTCTACACCAGAGTCTCAGCCTAGTGTTTCCTCGGAATCGTTGCCTCAATCGGTTACACTGAACGAATCTCATCCCCCATCCATTGGGCAGATTCGTCCCTCCCATGAAGTTGAAACCTCAGCAACTCAGAACTCTTTAGATCCATCGGTGGAGGTTTCAGAAACGCCCTCTGAAGCAACTCAGGAATTGCAGCCCAACCATACGGCTGAGGGGAATTCCTTAGATACGCTCTCCCAAGAGATGTCTGGAGCGTTTGTGATTCCGACCGATGCGAGTAACCCAACCGTTACAGAAGTTTATCAGGTGGGTTCGGGTGACACCTTAGATCGGATTGCTACACTGCACAATGTTTCTGTAGATGCCCTGATCAAGGCAAATCAACTAACAGATCCCAATGTTCTTAGTGTTCATCAAAGTCTAAAAATTCCTAAGCAACTGGCGAGTAGTTTTTCTAGCAGTCCATCTTCTCCGGTACCGAATTCTGGGCCAGATTCTCAGATTCGTTTAGAGGCTTCCCCCTCTTCACAACAGCTTTCCCCAACCACAGACTTAAGTGCTTTAGGCGGGAGATTACCTCAAGCCGTACTTCCAGCCGTCATTCCCTCAGAACTCAATAGCAAGGGTTCTTCAGTCACCGATTTTCCGAAGGAAGCGGTTGCCACCTTGAGTTCAATTCCGACCCACAGCACTTTAAATCAGCTATCGTTAAACCAATTAGCTTCCCGTGCGGTCAATGGAGTTGAGTCTCCTACTCCCGTTGCGGCTGAAGCGGTTTCCATTCCTGTTGAAGCAGAAAAACCTTCCCTGTCTCAACAGATGGCTGTTCAACAGGTTTCTGTCCGTAAATCAGAAGCCGTCAACAAGTTGTACTCGGATCGCCTGAGATCTGAAGTAGAACGCCTGCGAGAGGAATATAAAGCCCAGAGTGGCTATCAGGTGATGAATGTATCCTTAGAGCCAGGTGAAGAGTCAACGGTTAAAACCTTAACCTCGGTGACCACGGCTGCTGCACATCGGCAAAAACGGATTAATCCTGAGTTCAATCCTCAAGCGTATTCCCAGCAGCAAAAAGCCACTCAAGTTGAACAGAACTTATCTGCTCAACAGTTGGCGCAAGTGTCTCGGAATGCCAATAGAACTCCATCAACTCAACTGCAACCGGAGTCCAGACGTTCGGTGGTGGCTACGGCTCCCATCGGGGCTAAAGGCTACGATCCTTTAAATAACCCGACCTTGGGTCAGATGGTTTCTCCGCAGTTACCGCCTCTGCCTGGGCCAGATGCTTACTTGCCGAATGGTTCCATGCGCTTCAATGGCTATGCTTGGCCTGCTGCTGGGATTCTGTCTTCTCCCTATGGTTGGCGCTGGGGACGGATGCACCGGGGAATTGATATTGCTGGCCCTATCGGAACCCCGATTTTTGCGGCGGCTCCTGGGGTTGTGACCTATGCAGGATGGAATGATGGCGGTTATGGCAATTTAGTCGAAATTGAACATCCCGACGGCAGTTTAACCGTTTACGCCCACAATGATCGCGTCCTGGTCAACGAAGGCCAAAAAGTGGCTCAAGGGGAGCAAATCTCCGAGATGGGAACTACAGGTCGCAGTACAGGGCCGCACCTGCACTTTGAAATTCATCCCAAGGGAGAAGGTGCGGTTAACCCGATTGCCTTCTTGCCTCCCGACAGTTCAATGGTGTCTCAGAATTATTAG
- a CDS encoding peroxiredoxin, with the protein MAECLRVGQVAPDFTATAVVDQEFKTIKLSDYRGKYVVLFFYPLDFTFVCPTEITAFSDRAEEFTKLNTQILGVSVDSEFSHLAWIQTDRKSGGVGDLNYALVADLKKEISTAYNVLDPDAGIALRGLFIIDKEGVIQHATINNLAFGRNVDETLRTLQAIQYVQAHPDEVCPAGWQPGDKTMIPDPVKSKEFFAAV; encoded by the coding sequence ATGGCTGAGTGCCTGCGTGTTGGCCAAGTCGCCCCCGATTTTACAGCGACGGCTGTTGTTGACCAAGAATTTAAAACGATCAAACTCTCTGACTATCGGGGTAAGTATGTGGTTCTGTTCTTCTACCCCTTAGACTTTACTTTTGTTTGTCCGACTGAAATTACCGCTTTTAGCGATCGCGCCGAAGAGTTTACAAAACTCAACACTCAAATTCTCGGCGTGTCTGTAGATAGCGAATTCTCTCACCTGGCTTGGATTCAAACTGATCGTAAATCCGGTGGTGTAGGTGATCTGAACTATGCTTTAGTAGCTGACCTGAAAAAAGAAATCAGCACGGCTTACAACGTTCTTGATCCCGATGCCGGAATTGCCCTGCGGGGTCTGTTCATCATTGACAAAGAAGGGGTAATTCAACACGCCACGATCAATAACCTCGCCTTTGGTCGCAACGTGGATGAAACTCTGCGGACACTGCAAGCCATTCAATATGTTCAAGCCCACCCCGATGAAGTTTGCCCTGCGGGTTGGCAACCGGGTGATAAAACCATGATCCCTGATCCCGTCAAGTCCAAAGAATTCTTTGCTGCGGTCTAA
- a CDS encoding redoxin domain-containing protein translates to MLTSNDFTGLINRRFWNNFFPIPATSNLELGMKTPDFALPDITNGQLIRLSQFRGDRPVILAFTRIFTEKQYCPFCYPHIKALNEHYEEFVQRGVEVLMITSTDERQSKIVVKDLGLKMPLLSDPSCGIFGLYQVGQALGAPLPAQFVLDQKGILKYKHLFSFLDHNASIKTLLEVIDPLATQTV, encoded by the coding sequence ATGCTGACTTCTAACGATTTTACAGGTTTAATTAATCGCCGATTTTGGAATAACTTTTTTCCGATCCCCGCCACCAGTAATTTAGAGTTGGGGATGAAAACCCCTGATTTTGCATTACCCGATATTACCAATGGTCAATTAATTCGGCTGTCTCAGTTTCGAGGCGATCGCCCTGTAATTTTGGCTTTTACCCGCATTTTTACAGAAAAACAATATTGTCCTTTTTGTTATCCCCATATTAAAGCCCTGAACGAACACTATGAAGAATTTGTTCAACGGGGAGTGGAAGTGTTAATGATTACGAGTACCGATGAACGTCAAAGCAAAATTGTCGTCAAAGATCTAGGATTAAAAATGCCATTGCTAAGTGATCCAAGCTGTGGCATTTTTGGATTGTATCAAGTAGGACAAGCTTTGGGTGCACCCTTACCTGCTCAATTTGTTTTAGATCAAAAGGGTATTTTGAAATATAAACATTTGTTTTCTTTTTTGGATCACAATGCCAGTATTAAAACCTTACTAGAAGTTATTGATCCTCTCGCAACTCAAACAGTTTAA
- a CDS encoding DUF4241 domain-containing protein: protein MNPTDLTQAFPTGYWFPTPLDHQTDQVTYSVQTIGELVVTTGKIAVCDPLVTLNPHLCLTQPLPVGRYPVKLSIATFHDRKEQRVACAMLVLHDQPAVTWELAACFQGESEWGYPVDSGTGCFMDGEVVQRLSSLSPTEFETYYHHLDQTLDQTYLDTWDWANFCLEESTGLNIIAFHSGWGEGCYPSYWGYDQQGNPVCLVTDFKLFELREDQ, encoded by the coding sequence ATGAACCCCACCGACTTGACCCAAGCATTTCCAACTGGTTATTGGTTCCCAACCCCCCTTGATCACCAGACAGATCAAGTCACCTATTCTGTTCAGACCATCGGTGAATTAGTGGTAACCACTGGAAAAATTGCCGTTTGTGATCCTTTAGTGACCCTTAATCCTCATCTGTGTTTGACTCAACCCCTGCCCGTAGGTCGTTATCCGGTTAAACTCAGTATTGCCACATTCCATGACCGAAAAGAGCAAAGAGTTGCCTGTGCAATGTTAGTCCTTCACGATCAACCTGCGGTAACATGGGAATTAGCAGCCTGTTTTCAGGGAGAGTCAGAATGGGGTTATCCTGTGGATTCAGGAACCGGATGTTTTATGGATGGCGAAGTTGTTCAACGGCTATCTTCCCTGTCACCAACTGAGTTTGAAACCTATTATCATCACTTAGATCAAACCTTAGATCAAACCTATCTGGATACTTGGGATTGGGCAAATTTCTGCTTAGAAGAATCAACCGGATTGAATATTATTGCCTTTCATTCCGGTTGGGGAGAAGGGTGTTATCCCTCCTATTGGGGTTATGATCAACAGGGTAATCCAGTTTGTTTAGTCACCGATTTTAAACTGTTTGAGTTGCGAGAGGATCAATAA
- a CDS encoding 1-acyl-sn-glycerol-3-phosphate acyltransferase translates to MVNLITNIQPTLDFIPPNFNPFVVKICQWGIPFWIKWKTPLVEIKGEKIERLVNLYQQFQSGKIRFLLAFRHPNTDDPFCMSQLLWRFVPETAKQQGIALSHPIHAHFMYDRGIPLWAGQFVTWLFPKLGGTSILRGKVDRLGLRSARDLFLTGQFPLAAAPEGATNGHNQSISPLEPGIAQLGFWCVEDLEKAERTEEVYLVPIGIQYFYLQDNWQDLERLISQLEKDCNLPQKTEELTTQSLYSRLMRLGNYLLDTMENFYRQFYHRSIPQDETLDFSDRLKRLLDIALTVSEEYFNLKPTGDLSSRCRRLEQAGWDCIYRYNLKGNDNWSAVELGLADRVAIEASLRMWNMRLVESFVAVTGRYIRENPTFDRFAETTLIVWRMINQLKGNTSIKPPNLGKKRAKLTVGEPISVSQKWSDYQTNRRQAVANLTQDLQNALEQMIEH, encoded by the coding sequence ATGGTTAATCTGATTACCAATATACAACCCACCCTAGATTTTATTCCTCCTAATTTTAATCCGTTTGTGGTAAAAATCTGCCAGTGGGGAATTCCATTTTGGATTAAATGGAAAACGCCGTTAGTAGAGATTAAAGGAGAAAAAATTGAACGCTTAGTGAATCTTTATCAACAGTTTCAAAGCGGAAAAATTCGATTTTTATTAGCGTTTCGTCATCCTAATACGGATGATCCGTTTTGTATGAGTCAATTGTTATGGCGATTTGTTCCTGAAACTGCGAAACAACAGGGAATTGCTTTATCTCATCCAATTCATGCTCATTTTATGTATGATCGGGGTATTCCCTTATGGGCGGGACAATTTGTGACTTGGTTATTTCCAAAGTTAGGAGGAACGTCAATTTTAAGGGGAAAAGTTGATCGATTAGGATTACGTTCTGCAAGAGATTTATTTCTAACCGGTCAATTTCCCTTAGCTGCTGCACCGGAAGGCGCAACGAATGGGCATAATCAAAGTATTAGTCCTTTAGAACCTGGAATTGCTCAATTAGGATTTTGGTGTGTAGAAGATTTAGAAAAAGCAGAACGAACAGAAGAGGTTTATTTAGTTCCCATTGGAATTCAATATTTTTATCTTCAAGATAATTGGCAAGATTTAGAAAGATTAATTTCACAATTAGAAAAAGATTGTAACTTACCTCAAAAAACTGAAGAATTAACAACTCAGTCTCTCTATAGCCGTTTAATGCGATTAGGAAACTATCTATTAGACACGATGGAAAATTTTTATCGTCAATTTTATCATCGTAGCATTCCTCAAGATGAAACCCTTGATTTTTCAGACCGTTTGAAACGATTATTAGATATTGCGTTAACTGTTTCTGAAGAATATTTTAATCTGAAACCAACGGGAGATTTGAGCAGTCGTTGTCGTCGTTTAGAACAAGCAGGTTGGGATTGTATTTATCGATATAATCTTAAAGGAAATGATAACTGGTCGGCGGTAGAATTGGGATTAGCGGATCGGGTGGCAATTGAAGCGAGTTTGAGAATGTGGAATATGAGATTAGTGGAAAGTTTTGTGGCGGTAACGGGTCGTTATATTCGAGAAAATCCCACGTTTGATCGGTTTGCAGAAACAACTTTAATTGTTTGGAGAATGATCAATCAGTTAAAAGGCAACACTTCGATTAAACCTCCTAATTTAGGAAAAAAAAGAGCTAAATTAACCGTCGGAGAACCGATTTCTGTCAGTCAAAAATGGTCAGATTATCAAACAAATCGTCGTCAAGCGGTTGCGAATTTAACTCAAGATTTACAGAATGCTTTAGAACAGATGATTGAGCATTAA
- a CDS encoding Uma2 family endonuclease: protein MSITAEQLEALMPDGTQVESKYIEMESTLHYLQLALLVSCLEWLWRDRTDYFIGANLTIYFSRQQLRNRDFRGPDFFLVKNTDKRPRKSWVVWEEGGKYPDLIIELLSNSTAEIDKTTKKNLYQDRFRTQEYFWFSPDDLELAGFKLVGQDYEEIIPNATGLLESEVLGLCLGIYQEKLRYFTPEGDLVLTPEEAALEAQNRAERLAEQLRSLGIEPML, encoded by the coding sequence ATGTCAATTACCGCCGAACAACTAGAGGCTTTAATGCCCGATGGGACTCAGGTTGAAAGTAAGTATATAGAAATGGAAAGTACGTTACATTATCTCCAGTTGGCGTTATTAGTATCTTGCTTAGAGTGGTTATGGAGAGACAGAACTGATTATTTTATTGGTGCAAATTTAACCATTTATTTTAGTCGTCAACAACTGAGAAATCGAGACTTTCGGGGGCCGGATTTTTTCTTGGTAAAAAATACTGATAAACGTCCGAGAAAATCTTGGGTGGTTTGGGAAGAAGGAGGGAAATATCCCGATTTAATTATTGAACTGCTTTCTAACTCAACGGCAGAAATTGATAAAACGACTAAAAAGAATTTATATCAAGATCGCTTTAGAACCCAGGAATATTTTTGGTTTTCTCCCGATGATTTAGAATTAGCAGGGTTTAAATTAGTCGGACAGGACTATGAAGAAATTATTCCGAATGCCACCGGATTATTAGAAAGTGAAGTGTTAGGATTATGCCTGGGAATTTATCAAGAAAAACTACGATATTTTACCCCAGAAGGTGATCTTGTTTTGACTCCTGAAGAAGCGGCATTAGAAGCTCAAAATCGTGCTGAACGTTTAGCCGAACAATTACGATCTTTAGGCATCGAACCTATGTTATAG